Proteins encoded by one window of Geobacter sp. DSM 9736:
- a CDS encoding lipopolysaccharide assembly protein LapB, with the protein MSIDVLLKKAHEKHRQKKYEAAAKFYREALEIDPENLDANYLLGTVFAETGKASEAEPYLVKAAELDPSSPYIKINLGNVYKLQGDFEKALEQFRGALSLDDNLMPAHFGIATILAKTADKVEEMVEHVNRALSINPNIPQLHYLIGKVLARDGKNEDAILAFKNVVILNPAFPDINFDIGMCFLKMGRNQDAVAALRKAVKKNPSSVRCRYYLCAAEGKTPDPALQQAFAELQGENVDSGAE; encoded by the coding sequence ATGTCGATCGACGTTCTATTGAAGAAGGCCCACGAGAAGCACCGCCAGAAGAAGTACGAAGCAGCCGCGAAATTTTACAGGGAAGCCCTCGAAATCGACCCGGAGAACCTGGACGCCAACTATCTCCTGGGGACGGTTTTCGCCGAAACGGGCAAAGCCTCCGAGGCCGAGCCGTACCTGGTCAAGGCGGCGGAACTCGACCCTTCATCCCCATACATAAAGATCAACCTGGGCAACGTATACAAGCTTCAAGGGGACTTCGAGAAGGCGCTGGAACAGTTCAGAGGAGCCCTCTCCCTCGATGACAATCTGATGCCCGCTCATTTCGGCATCGCCACCATTCTGGCGAAAACCGCGGACAAGGTCGAAGAGATGGTGGAGCATGTGAACCGGGCGTTGAGCATCAATCCGAACATCCCGCAGTTGCACTACCTGATCGGGAAAGTCCTTGCCAGGGACGGCAAGAACGAAGATGCGATACTTGCCTTCAAGAATGTCGTCATCCTTAACCCGGCTTTCCCCGATATCAACTTCGATATCGGGATGTGCTTCCTGAAAATGGGCAGGAACCAGGATGCCGTGGCGGCGCTCAGGAAGGCGGTGAAGAAGAATCCTTCATCCGTCCGATGCCGCTACTACCTCTGCGCAGCCGAGGGCAAAACCCCCGATCCGGCTTTGCAGCAGGCGTTTGCGGAACTTCAGGGCGAGAACGTGGATTCAG
- a CDS encoding LrgB family protein yields the protein MTGEVQDAWLYLSSTPLLWLTLTLIAYQIGTWIFRRFDCHPLLNPVLTAIVALVVLLKVSGIDYQTYFKGAQFIHFLLGPATVSLAIPLYREITIIRKSFVPIIASLAVGSAAAVISAVGIAWALGGENLILLTVAPKSVTTPIAMGISEQIGGLPSLTAVVVVLTGITGAVGGDFILNRLRVKDDKARGMALGVASHGVGTAHAIQRSRSAGAFAALAMALNGLFTALLLPLLAGLIR from the coding sequence ATGACCGGGGAAGTACAGGATGCCTGGCTTTACCTGTCGTCAACCCCCCTGTTGTGGCTGACCCTGACCCTGATCGCTTACCAGATCGGCACCTGGATATTCCGCAGGTTCGACTGTCACCCGTTGCTGAATCCGGTACTGACAGCGATCGTTGCGCTGGTCGTTCTGCTGAAGGTAAGCGGCATCGATTACCAGACCTATTTCAAGGGAGCGCAGTTCATTCACTTTCTGCTGGGCCCTGCAACGGTTTCCCTGGCAATCCCCCTCTACCGGGAGATCACGATAATCAGGAAGTCTTTCGTACCGATCATCGCTTCGCTGGCAGTGGGCTCCGCAGCTGCCGTCATCAGCGCGGTGGGTATCGCCTGGGCGCTGGGGGGCGAAAACCTGATACTTCTTACCGTCGCTCCGAAGTCGGTCACCACCCCCATCGCCATGGGGATCTCAGAGCAGATCGGCGGGCTGCCTTCATTGACGGCTGTGGTGGTCGTTCTCACCGGCATAACCGGTGCCGTAGGGGGAGATTTCATCCTGAACCGCCTGAGAGTCAAAGACGATAAGGCCCGCGGCATGGCTCTCGGCGTCGCCTCGCACGGCGTCGGAACCGCTCATGCCATTCAGAGGAGCCGGTCCGCCGGTGCTTTTGCTGCGCTGGCGATGGCGCTGAACGGGCTCTTCACAGCTCTGTTGCTGCCTTTGCTGGCCGGCCTGATCCGGTAA
- a CDS encoding CidA/LrgA family protein codes for MLGSLTLILVCQLVGEVITRLAKLPVPGPVIGMVLLFCGLAFCPRRMPDEVEKVGGFLLRYLALLFVPAGVGVITHLDLLMKSWAPISGVIIIGTLATIAVTALVMQFLNRRLPSEREGSGE; via the coding sequence ATGCTCGGCTCTCTTACCCTTATCCTCGTCTGCCAGCTTGTCGGAGAAGTCATCACGAGGCTTGCAAAACTCCCCGTTCCAGGCCCGGTAATCGGCATGGTGCTGCTCTTCTGCGGCCTGGCCTTCTGCCCCCGGAGAATGCCGGATGAGGTCGAAAAGGTCGGCGGCTTCCTGCTCCGTTACCTGGCTCTGCTCTTCGTCCCCGCCGGGGTAGGGGTCATTACGCACCTCGACCTTCTTATGAAATCATGGGCGCCGATTTCCGGCGTGATCATCATCGGGACGCTGGCGACCATTGCGGTAACGGCGCTGGTCATGCAGTTTCTCAATCGCCGGTTGCCCTCCGAGCGGGAAGGGAGCGGAGAATGA
- a CDS encoding M23 family metallopeptidase: protein MTKHLAKGLLLAVFFLSFSISPIGASGEQPETMGAKLVAPVEGALKYPFTKDESIRCGRWRKGSQDYPYFGAPRDRNRRRHAGVDLYPVGGAGSPVRAVADGTIIKIAPFYTRANGEVTYAVLVDHHDFVANYAELLKPDIKASAPVRQGEVLGRVSGTKQLHFEMYTRGTKDWSKWYGERPANLIDPTDLLKMLLMGQASAEGQAPLSRPSP from the coding sequence ATGACAAAACATCTTGCAAAGGGACTGCTTCTTGCGGTTTTTTTCTTATCCTTCTCCATCAGCCCCATTGGCGCTTCCGGCGAGCAACCCGAAACAATGGGGGCAAAACTCGTGGCGCCCGTTGAAGGGGCGCTGAAGTATCCATTCACGAAGGACGAATCCATCCGCTGCGGCAGGTGGCGAAAGGGCTCCCAGGATTACCCCTATTTCGGGGCTCCGAGGGACCGGAACCGTCGCCGTCACGCGGGAGTCGACCTTTACCCGGTGGGGGGTGCCGGTTCACCGGTCAGGGCCGTGGCCGATGGGACCATCATCAAGATTGCCCCCTTCTATACACGGGCAAACGGAGAGGTCACCTACGCTGTTCTTGTTGATCATCATGATTTTGTAGCCAACTATGCCGAGCTTCTAAAGCCGGACATCAAGGCCTCGGCACCTGTCCGGCAGGGAGAGGTGCTCGGCAGGGTGAGCGGGACGAAGCAGCTTCATTTCGAAATGTACACCCGAGGCACGAAAGACTGGTCGAAATGGTACGGCGAGAGACCTGCCAACCTTATCGACCCTACAGATCTCCTGAAAATGCTACTGATGGGACAGGCAAGCGCGGAGGGGCAGGCCCCGCTTTCCCGCCCCTCCCCTTAG
- a CDS encoding molybdopterin oxidoreductase family protein has translation MTTIIRSVCPYDCPDTCGLLVHVEKDRAVRVTGDPDHPYAQGTLCPKMNDYEQTVHSPRRLLKPLIRSGEKGSGTFREATWDEALKLIALRWRKIIATHGAEAILPYSYAGTMGLIQRNAGHPFFHYLGASRLDRTICAPAKDAGLKAVLGDTPAPDPDEVLGSDLIILWGINAAATSIHFLHRSNRARKKGARVWLIDTYATHTAPAADEVFLIRPGSDGALALGLMHVLERDGLADLQFLRERTQGCERFSREVLTACTPQWTAELTGLPAETVVRLAHEYAAAKAPFIRLGSGLSRYGNGSMTVRTIAALPAFVGAYGKRHAGLLGSTSTAGAFAMNEVLREDFMKQPTRVVNMNRLGHALNDLSDPPVMSLYVYHSNPAAITPDQNAVLRGLAREDLFTVVHERFMTDTARWADVLLPATSSLEHPDIYRAYGTYCIQRAKGAIPPVGESRSNWEVFAALAEELEFHEPFFRRSAEELIDRLLQRASPLREGIDTTGLEEGKGVLLNVPPWPPARFVTPSGKIEILNESEKEPLPRYIAPHEENGKYPLRLMTAPNPFALNASFYERDDLRRKQGVMQLKVNPEEADRRGLAHGDRVIAFNCQGEVTFILETTEAVPPGTAVAEGVWWLEFAPGSRSVNALTSQRLTDRGNGSTFYDNRIDIRRE, from the coding sequence ATGACGACAATCATACGTTCCGTCTGTCCCTACGACTGCCCCGACACCTGCGGGCTGCTGGTCCACGTTGAAAAGGACCGGGCCGTCCGGGTGACAGGAGATCCCGATCACCCTTATGCCCAGGGGACTCTTTGCCCGAAAATGAACGACTACGAGCAGACGGTGCACTCCCCCCGGCGGCTCCTGAAGCCGCTCATCCGGAGCGGCGAGAAGGGATCCGGCACATTCCGGGAGGCGACGTGGGATGAGGCCCTGAAGCTGATCGCCCTCCGTTGGCGGAAAATCATAGCCACCCACGGCGCAGAGGCGATCCTCCCCTACTCCTACGCAGGCACCATGGGCCTCATTCAGCGCAATGCCGGCCATCCCTTCTTCCATTACCTGGGGGCCTCGCGCCTCGACCGGACCATCTGCGCGCCGGCAAAAGACGCCGGACTGAAAGCCGTGCTTGGTGATACGCCCGCGCCCGATCCCGACGAAGTGCTCGGAAGCGACCTGATCATTCTGTGGGGCATCAACGCCGCCGCCACGAGCATTCACTTCCTCCACCGCTCCAACCGCGCCAGGAAAAAAGGCGCCCGCGTATGGCTGATCGACACCTACGCCACCCACACGGCCCCTGCCGCGGACGAAGTTTTCCTCATCAGACCCGGAAGCGACGGAGCCCTGGCACTAGGCCTGATGCACGTTCTGGAACGGGATGGGCTTGCGGATCTTCAATTCCTTCGGGAGAGGACGCAGGGATGCGAAAGGTTTTCACGGGAGGTGCTCACGGCCTGCACCCCTCAGTGGACGGCTGAACTGACTGGGCTTCCGGCGGAAACCGTCGTGCGGCTTGCCCATGAGTATGCCGCGGCAAAAGCCCCTTTCATCCGGCTTGGAAGCGGCCTCTCCCGCTACGGGAACGGGTCCATGACCGTGCGAACCATAGCCGCCCTCCCTGCATTCGTCGGCGCTTACGGCAAGCGCCACGCCGGCCTCCTTGGGAGCACCTCCACCGCCGGCGCCTTCGCCATGAACGAAGTGCTGCGGGAGGACTTCATGAAGCAGCCTACGCGGGTGGTCAACATGAACCGCCTGGGGCACGCGCTGAACGACCTGTCCGATCCGCCGGTGATGAGCCTCTACGTCTACCATTCCAATCCCGCGGCGATCACTCCCGACCAGAACGCGGTGCTGCGCGGCCTCGCCCGCGAGGACCTGTTCACCGTTGTCCACGAGCGGTTCATGACCGACACCGCCCGCTGGGCCGACGTGCTCCTTCCCGCCACCTCGTCGCTGGAGCACCCGGACATCTACCGCGCCTACGGGACGTACTGCATTCAGCGGGCGAAAGGGGCGATCCCGCCGGTGGGGGAGAGCCGTTCCAACTGGGAGGTGTTCGCCGCCCTGGCAGAAGAACTGGAGTTCCATGAGCCCTTCTTCCGCCGGAGCGCCGAGGAACTGATCGACCGCCTCCTTCAGAGGGCATCGCCGCTGCGGGAGGGGATAGACACGACGGGCCTTGAAGAGGGAAAAGGAGTTCTGCTCAATGTGCCGCCGTGGCCGCCGGCCCGCTTCGTCACACCTTCCGGCAAGATCGAGATACTGAACGAATCGGAGAAGGAGCCGCTGCCGCGTTACATCGCTCCCCACGAAGAGAACGGTAAATATCCGCTGCGGCTTATGACCGCGCCGAACCCGTTTGCCCTCAATGCCTCCTTCTACGAGCGGGACGACCTGCGCAGAAAACAGGGAGTCATGCAGCTAAAGGTAAACCCGGAGGAAGCCGACCGCCGCGGGCTGGCACACGGCGACCGCGTCATCGCCTTCAACTGCCAGGGAGAAGTGACATTCATCCTGGAAACGACGGAAGCGGTGCCGCCGGGGACGGCAGTGGCGGAAGGGGTCTGGTGGCTCGAATTCGCCCCCGGAAGCCGCTCGGTAAACGCCCTCACCTCCCAGCGCCTGACCGACCGGGGCAACGGCAGCACCTTCTACGACAACCGCATCGATATCCGGCGCGAGTGA
- a CDS encoding DUF4410 domain-containing protein yields the protein MLLKIAKIAVLLVLLAFVSACTSSGTFTVKQQLVEPINNQKSVSIVVKSDKVPEGEKEDAATACRSLKEKLYSRLVSEGLFNSTVFHPNKGDYSLEIDVTGVRLVSSTARIMLGIMAGASGIEANVLLKDSTSKVLTDFKADGSSANHPLSSESGFDYAVNQLADQIVQALNKK from the coding sequence ATGTTGTTAAAAATTGCAAAAATCGCAGTATTACTTGTGTTGCTGGCGTTTGTTTCGGCATGCACTTCTTCTGGCACCTTTACAGTGAAGCAACAGCTGGTTGAGCCTATAAACAACCAGAAGTCAGTGTCTATCGTGGTAAAGTCGGATAAAGTACCTGAAGGAGAAAAAGAAGACGCGGCAACGGCTTGCCGTTCATTGAAGGAGAAATTATATTCCCGTCTCGTTTCTGAAGGTTTGTTTAATTCCACAGTATTTCATCCCAACAAAGGTGACTACAGCTTGGAAATAGATGTAACCGGCGTACGACTTGTATCGAGCACTGCCAGAATAATGTTGGGCATAATGGCAGGTGCCAGTGGCATTGAGGCTAATGTGTTGCTAAAGGACTCAACAAGCAAAGTGTTGACTGATTTCAAAGCAGATGGCAGTTCTGCTAATCACCCACTTTCATCTGAAAGCGGGTTTGATTATGCAGTCAACCAACTTGCCGATCAGATAGTCCAAGCGCTGAATAAGAAGTAG
- a CDS encoding TIGR04222 domain-containing membrane protein — MNEFLHIISGPQSLVIFPLLTACGIIAGRRILKRERPLPAPEAFPPETVAALRGDWQLVLKTALFRLWRQGIIEILQEERESRFRNRTSELRRAEGALPPAEGLEMAVWQFLEKPRSPEDFFSSRLSTHAEASLRQARAELEQWGLTKSDEERRRTWIVFAAVCAVVLGIGTLQFVAGIALDRPSARLFTMLPLSLLAISFFLKPTSPATPLGRRYLVDLRMHYGSQVEAERRNEASGIGPVYAYATFGTTVMAATLLYGPFFDAFPAASNDGCSGGDSDSGCGGDCGGGD, encoded by the coding sequence ATGAACGAATTTCTCCACATCATTTCCGGGCCGCAGTCCCTGGTGATCTTCCCCCTGCTGACAGCCTGCGGGATCATCGCAGGCAGACGGATTCTGAAACGGGAACGCCCTCTTCCCGCCCCAGAGGCGTTCCCGCCGGAAACCGTCGCAGCTCTGCGGGGGGATTGGCAACTGGTTCTAAAGACGGCCCTTTTCAGGCTCTGGCGGCAAGGAATCATCGAAATCCTGCAGGAGGAACGGGAAAGCCGGTTCCGCAACAGGACCTCGGAACTGCGGCGGGCTGAAGGGGCACTCCCGCCGGCGGAGGGGCTGGAGATGGCGGTGTGGCAGTTTCTCGAGAAACCCCGCTCCCCCGAGGACTTCTTCAGCAGCAGGCTCAGCACCCACGCCGAAGCGTCACTACGGCAGGCGCGCGCCGAGTTGGAGCAGTGGGGGCTGACAAAGAGCGACGAGGAGCGGAGACGGACCTGGATCGTCTTTGCAGCCGTCTGCGCTGTAGTCCTGGGGATCGGCACCCTCCAGTTCGTGGCAGGAATCGCCCTCGATCGCCCTTCTGCACGGCTCTTCACGATGCTTCCCCTCTCGCTTCTGGCGATCTCCTTTTTCCTGAAACCCACCTCCCCGGCCACCCCGCTCGGCAGACGGTACCTCGTAGATCTGAGGATGCACTACGGTTCTCAGGTGGAAGCCGAACGGAGAAATGAAGCGAGCGGCATCGGCCCTGTCTACGCATACGCAACCTTCGGAACCACCGTCATGGCCGCAACGCTACTCTACGGCCCCTTCTTCGATGCCTTCCCTGCGGCCAGCAACGACGGATGCAGCGGGGGGGACAGTGACAGCGGCTGTGGCGGCGACTGCGGCGGTGGAGACTGA
- a CDS encoding 2-oxoisovalerate dehydrogenase produces MNEVFFLVEDAPEGGFTAKALGESIFTEAESLEELHLNVRDAVRCHFDEDNVPKMIRLHFVHEEVLAV; encoded by the coding sequence ATGAATGAAGTATTCTTTCTTGTAGAGGACGCGCCGGAGGGCGGATTTACGGCTAAGGCCCTCGGGGAGTCAATTTTCACAGAGGCCGAAAGTCTTGAGGAACTTCATTTGAATGTGAGGGACGCTGTCAGGTGTCACTTTGATGAAGACAATGTCCCCAAAATGATCCGTCTCCATTTTGTTCATGAAGAAGTTCTCGCTGTATGA
- a CDS encoding type II toxin-antitoxin system HicA family toxin, producing MKLPRDVTGNDLAKALRELGYKVTRQTGSHIRLSTSQNGEHHITVPAHNPLKIGTLAAILSDIEAHHKLTRDQLLDLLFS from the coding sequence ATGAAATTGCCGCGCGACGTCACTGGCAACGACCTTGCCAAGGCCCTTCGCGAACTTGGTTATAAAGTTACCCGTCAGACGGGCAGTCATATTCGCCTTTCGACATCCCAAAACGGCGAACATCACATCACCGTTCCTGCCCACAATCCTTTAAAGATTGGGACTCTCGCTGCAATTCTCTCTGACATAGAAGCTCACCACAAACTGACCCGCGACCAGCTTCTGGATCTACTCTTTTCTTAG
- a CDS encoding glycosaminoglycan attachment protein, with translation MQEIKIQPLDQKRFNAFVGATRSPAAAYVSYEIGWYANEEETVLGAVLVDTVDDDYVGVVLGRDEGGRFRAIDLQCSISTEAEATDWLHRAMKWHTSAGAMFPQGDKKEGIDLFAPVVPIQKQHPYFTKLNSDRSFTPAKAMINEYMRHLSDIDGNFVEQFQSTGFDARLWELYLFCYLKEEELFIDRTHYAPDFIVTKYGKEVAIEAVTVGRKENNPPKYLHTKKNMYDQLLRDIEEEHKNAMPIRFGSPLYSKVKKKYWELEHVKGRPLVFAIADFHDDQSMLWSSTALINYLYGVKHDYHYDENKKLVITPTPIATHRVGEKEIPSGFFFQPDSEHVSAIVTSASGTISKFNRLGKQAGFGDKDIIMIRQGTHHDHNPDASLPKMFKYIVDEKSEETWGEGVSMYHNPNAIHPVPEELFPSIAHHHFKEGQIVSNLPEFFVYASVTLNLRSQK, from the coding sequence ATGCAAGAGATAAAAATCCAACCTCTTGATCAAAAACGTTTCAACGCTTTTGTAGGGGCTACACGAAGCCCAGCAGCCGCCTATGTTAGCTATGAGATCGGTTGGTACGCGAATGAAGAGGAGACAGTCCTTGGCGCAGTCCTTGTTGACACCGTAGATGATGATTACGTCGGGGTCGTTCTAGGTCGCGATGAAGGCGGACGATTCCGTGCGATAGATTTGCAATGCTCGATATCAACCGAGGCAGAGGCAACAGATTGGCTGCACAGAGCCATGAAGTGGCATACATCAGCAGGCGCAATGTTTCCTCAAGGTGACAAAAAAGAAGGTATTGATCTCTTTGCACCAGTAGTCCCAATACAAAAACAACATCCATATTTCACAAAGCTTAATAGTGACAGATCATTTACGCCCGCCAAGGCGATGATTAATGAGTACATGCGACACCTTTCTGACATAGACGGCAACTTTGTTGAGCAGTTTCAGTCGACTGGTTTTGATGCAAGGCTTTGGGAACTTTATTTATTTTGCTATCTGAAGGAAGAAGAATTATTCATCGACCGCACCCACTATGCTCCAGACTTCATCGTGACCAAGTATGGGAAGGAAGTAGCCATAGAAGCTGTCACAGTTGGCAGAAAAGAAAATAACCCGCCAAAGTACCTGCACACAAAAAAGAATATGTATGATCAACTTCTCCGAGATATTGAGGAAGAGCACAAAAATGCCATGCCGATCCGGTTTGGCAGTCCGCTGTACTCAAAAGTTAAGAAAAAGTACTGGGAATTGGAACATGTGAAAGGACGCCCCCTTGTTTTTGCTATTGCCGACTTTCATGACGACCAGTCGATGCTGTGGAGCTCCACTGCACTGATTAATTATTTGTACGGAGTCAAACATGACTATCACTATGATGAGAATAAAAAATTAGTCATTACACCAACGCCCATTGCCACGCATAGGGTAGGAGAGAAGGAAATCCCGTCGGGGTTCTTCTTCCAGCCGGATTCCGAGCATGTTAGTGCAATAGTAACCTCAGCGAGTGGAACAATATCCAAGTTCAACAGGTTAGGGAAACAAGCTGGTTTTGGGGATAAAGATATCATCATGATCAGACAAGGAACGCATCACGATCATAACCCTGACGCGTCCCTTCCAAAAATGTTTAAATACATTGTCGATGAAAAATCAGAGGAGACTTGGGGAGAGGGCGTTTCGATGTACCATAACCCAAATGCAATTCATCCAGTCCCAGAAGAACTCTTCCCCTCAATTGCACACCACCATTTCAAAGAAGGTCAGATTGTTAGTAATTTACCTGAATTCTTCGTGTACGCATCGGTGACACTTAACCTTCGCTCGCAAAAGTAG
- a CDS encoding GIY-YIG nuclease family protein produces MIYVLETIPSEPIKIGTAFRPEKRKSSLQSGNPNKLKIMMTFEGGHELENKIHKDLKAYKVEHTKEWFRRADEVFAYLAKYLNPKSEEHNGKDYIVLWRETVESETDFCPFCGSRHQHGIGDGHRIAHCAPGEDTFTRQSDGKVFYQKDGYFVHTKN; encoded by the coding sequence ATGATCTACGTTCTTGAAACAATCCCCAGCGAACCCATAAAAATCGGTACTGCATTCAGACCAGAAAAAAGAAAATCAAGCTTACAAAGCGGCAATCCGAATAAATTGAAAATCATGATGACGTTCGAGGGTGGCCACGAACTTGAAAATAAAATCCATAAAGACCTAAAAGCTTACAAAGTTGAACATACCAAAGAGTGGTTCCGTCGCGCAGATGAAGTTTTTGCTTATCTGGCAAAATACTTAAATCCAAAATCCGAAGAGCATAATGGTAAAGATTACATAGTGCTTTGGCGCGAAACAGTAGAATCTGAAACTGACTTTTGCCCGTTCTGCGGTTCTCGTCATCAACACGGCATAGGTGATGGACACCGTATTGCACATTGCGCCCCTGGAGAAGACACCTTTACTCGTCAGTCAGACGGTAAAGTGTTCTATCAAAAAGATGGCTACTTTGTTCATACAAAGAACTAA
- a CDS encoding nucleotidyltransferase domain-containing protein translates to MVEQSVLTSVRKYLAALSAQGIVVERAVIFGSQARGQADEWSDIDLLVVSPQFDDMKDRSEINRLWRIAARVDSRIEPIPCGSRQWRDDDSSAIIEIARKEGKVLEAA, encoded by the coding sequence ATGGTTGAACAATCAGTTCTGACATCAGTAAGGAAGTATCTGGCTGCGCTCTCTGCACAGGGTATTGTGGTTGAACGGGCGGTTATTTTCGGGTCTCAGGCACGAGGGCAGGCCGACGAGTGGAGCGATATAGATCTTCTGGTAGTATCGCCCCAGTTTGATGACATGAAAGACAGGAGCGAGATCAACCGTCTGTGGAGGATTGCAGCTCGTGTCGACAGCAGAATTGAACCGATACCGTGCGGCTCGCGGCAGTGGCGTGACGATGACTCCAGCGCGATCATCGAGATAGCCCGAAAAGAAGGGAAAGTCCTGGAGGCCGCATAA
- a CDS encoding HEPN domain-containing protein, with translation MIDIGKQISYWRNGADEDWAVAQELIGHGKSRHALFIAHLALEKALKAHVCRSTGQLAPRIHNLVRLSEIASLKLSDQQIDLLADVNEFNIEGRYPEMLLPPPSPAEADDYMAKIAEVLQWLNNQF, from the coding sequence ATGATCGATATCGGCAAACAGATCAGCTACTGGCGAAACGGAGCCGACGAGGACTGGGCCGTGGCCCAGGAATTAATAGGCCACGGGAAGAGCAGGCATGCCCTGTTCATTGCACACCTGGCGCTGGAGAAGGCACTGAAGGCGCACGTTTGCAGGAGCACGGGGCAGTTGGCGCCACGAATTCACAACCTTGTGCGGCTCTCCGAAATAGCCAGCCTGAAACTCTCGGACCAGCAGATCGACCTGCTGGCCGACGTCAACGAGTTCAACATCGAGGGCAGGTATCCTGAAATGCTTCTGCCCCCTCCGAGTCCTGCCGAAGCTGACGATTACATGGCAAAGATCGCCGAGGTGCTGCAATGGTTGAACAATCAGTTCTGA